A part of Winslowiella toletana genomic DNA contains:
- a CDS encoding MFS transporter, producing the protein MASPATATDGSLLRHRSFVAFWLARTCSSFGFQMFSVAVSWQIYALTNSAMALGMIGLMQFLPSVLLALPAGHLADQYDRRRIVLCGQILEWGALVALILLTVYQWSDKNALWGLVFLIALAKALEGPAMQSMLPSLVPPGILARATAANAVGGQAAVIVGPTIGGFLYVAGPDVVYGVSAAFYLLSIIMISRIRYERPPQPRLPATLKSLFAGIGFIRARRDVLGVISLDLFAVLLGGATALLPIFAKDILHTGPWGLGMLRGAPSVGALLVGIWLSRNKLEKNVGMIMFGSVAGFGVATLIFALSNQLWLSMLALAALGGFDMISMVIRGALVQLDTPDDMRGRVNAVNGIFINTSNQLGEFESGLLAALMGAVPAAVLGGVGTLVVVAVWMKLFPHLRRRQRLESE; encoded by the coding sequence ATGGCTTCCCCTGCAACAGCAACTGATGGTTCGTTGCTGCGACACCGCTCGTTTGTCGCTTTCTGGCTGGCGCGTACCTGCTCTTCGTTTGGCTTTCAGATGTTTTCAGTGGCGGTCAGCTGGCAAATTTATGCCCTGACCAACAGCGCGATGGCGCTGGGTATGATTGGCTTAATGCAATTTCTGCCTTCAGTGCTGCTGGCGTTACCAGCCGGACATCTGGCGGATCAGTACGATCGTCGTCGTATTGTGTTATGCGGACAGATCCTCGAGTGGGGTGCCCTGGTAGCACTGATCCTGCTGACGGTTTATCAGTGGTCAGATAAAAATGCGCTCTGGGGGCTGGTGTTTCTGATCGCGCTGGCGAAAGCGCTGGAAGGACCGGCAATGCAGTCAATGCTGCCTTCGCTGGTGCCGCCGGGGATTCTGGCGCGCGCGACGGCCGCCAATGCAGTAGGGGGACAGGCGGCGGTGATCGTAGGCCCGACCATCGGCGGCTTTTTATATGTTGCCGGACCGGATGTGGTATATGGCGTATCGGCTGCGTTTTATCTGCTGTCGATCATTATGATAAGCCGTATTCGCTACGAGCGACCACCGCAGCCACGTCTGCCCGCCACGCTAAAAAGCCTGTTTGCCGGTATCGGTTTTATTCGCGCCCGTCGCGATGTGCTGGGGGTGATTTCACTCGATCTGTTTGCCGTGCTGCTGGGTGGCGCCACCGCGCTGCTGCCGATTTTTGCCAAAGATATTTTGCATACCGGTCCCTGGGGGCTGGGGATGCTGCGCGGCGCACCGTCAGTCGGCGCGTTGCTGGTTGGCATCTGGCTGAGCCGTAACAAACTGGAAAAAAATGTCGGCATGATTATGTTTGGCTCGGTAGCCGGTTTTGGCGTCGCTACGCTAATTTTTGCCCTGTCGAATCAGTTATGGCTGTCTATGCTGGCGCTGGCGGCGCTGGGTGGGTTCGATATGATCAGTATGGTGATCCGCGGCGCACTGGTGCAGCTGGACACGCCCGATGATATGCGCGGGCGCGTCAATGCGGTTAATGGCATCTTTATTAATACCTCCAACCAGCTGGGTGAGTTTGAGTCGGGTCTGCTGGCGGCATTAATGGGTGCGGTGCCCGCTGCGGTATTAGGTGGGGTGGGCACGCTGGTGGTGGTGGCGGTGTGGATGAAACTGTTTCCCCATCTGCGCCGCCGCCAGCGTCTGGAGAGTGAGTAA
- the pptA gene encoding tautomerase PptA, translating to MPHIDIKYFPRELSDEEKSAIAEAMADVLKQHFGSKDSSLSVAMTEIPPEQWKTEVYDPLLKPHLDTLVKKPGYEM from the coding sequence ATGCCACATATTGATATTAAATATTTCCCGCGAGAACTGAGCGATGAAGAGAAAAGCGCTATCGCTGAAGCGATGGCCGATGTGCTGAAACAGCATTTCGGCAGCAAAGACAGTTCTCTCTCCGTGGCAATGACGGAAATCCCGCCAGAACAGTGGAAAACCGAGGTTTATGATCCGCTGTTAAAACCTCATCTGGACACCTTAGTGAAAAAGCCAGGCTACGAAATGTAA